TGCGCAGGTTGTCGAGCTGCGCCAGCACGTTCTCCTGCGTCAGCACCTCGACCTTGCGGTCTTCCGGGGCGTCCGGGTGTGTCTCGAGGGTGACGGCGCGGGCGCGGTCCGCGTATGCGATCCAGCGCGCGACCGCCGGCAAGTCGGCGACGTTCTCCGGCCGCAGCACGGCCTGCATCGCGCCGCAGTCGGAGTGTCCGCAGACGATGATGTGCAGGACCCCGAGGATCTGTACCGCGTACTCGATGGTGGCGGCGACGCCGCCCGAGCTCTCGCCGTGCGCGGGTACGATGTTGCCGGCGTTGCGGCAGACGAAGAGCTCACCCGGGCCGACCTGGGCGATCAGGCTCGGGACGATCCGCGAGTCGCTGCACGTGATGAGGAGCCAGCGCGGAGACTGGCTGCTCGACAGGTCTTGGTACAACTCGCGGTGTTGGGGGAACACCTCGTTCTGAAAACGCAGCACGCCTTCGATCAGCTTCTTCATGACTGCTCCTTTCGCGGCACGAGGTGTGCGGGGCGCGTCCAGCCGGTCGGACGTCGCCTTGGGGTGAGCGGAAGAGGGGTGCGGACGGACTCAGCGGCTCGGGGGACCGCGGCCGCGCCGCGTGGAGGCCGCGGGTGCCGCCGGTTCGGCGGGGAGCCTGACGGCGAGCCGGGCCGCGAAGGTCCGGGGGAGCGCCACCATCGTGGTGGCGGCGAGAAGGAGATGGGGCGAGCCGTGCGACGGGGGGCCGTCGCGGAGGGGGGCGAGCGCTTCCCCCGGTGGCGAGCCGTCCCGCAGGACCAGCTCGCAGCCGGGGGCTCGCGAGCGCGAGGCACTGAGCCTGTTCCCGGCTGACGGAGAGAAGTGGCCGTGGCGGGCGCGGTCGGTGGCGACGCCGGCTGCCGTCAGCTGATACGTGCCGAACGCCAGTACGAGCGCCGTGAGGCGCACGAGAATCAGGGGCAGGCGCTGGATCGTCACGGTCGACACGTCGAAAGTTTCGTTGAGACGATTGCTTACCGCCGTGGCGTGGCGGGCACAAAGCGATAGAGCAGCGACCGGAGTGGGTCAACCCACCTGCCGGCGAAGACCCCGACGCGCTCCGGGGGGCAGGTTCCGTGGGGGTGGATGTGTCTCGCGCCATGGATGATGCTTCGGCAATGACCTCGGGCGAGCGGGATCGGTCGGTCGTTTGCCCCGCCGGTGCGGTGGACCGGCTGGACCGCGTTCTGGCGAAGATCTTCCCCGCGACCTCGCGCGGTGCGGCGCGCCGGCTGATCGCCGATGGGCGCGTGTTCGTCGACGGGCGGCGCTGTCGGGTGGCGTCCCGGCCGGTCTATCCGGGAAACGAGCTGCGGGTCGCGTCGGCGGCCGCCGTCGCACGCGCCACGTCGGCGGCCGTTCCGCCGGTCCTCTACGAGGACGACGATCTCCTCGCGATCGACAAGCCGGCCGGTATGGCGACCGCGCCGACCCGGGTCGCCGCCGCGGGGACGGCGCTCGACCTCGTGACCGAGGTCCTGCGGGCGCGCAAGCGCGGGCCGGCGCGTCTCTGGGTCGTGCACCGCCTCGACGCCGCGACCTCGGGCGTGCTCGTCTTCGCCAAGACGCGTACGGCGGCTGCGGCGCTCTCGGCGGCGTTCGCGGAGGGCCGCGTCGAGAAGACGTACCTCGCGTGGGTGAGCGGCGCGCCCGGCGCGCCCGCCGGTGCCATCGACCTCGCGATCGCGGCCGAGGGGCGGCGCGCGCGCGTCGATCCGCGCGGCCGCCCGGCGCGCACGGACTGGGAGGTCGTCGAGCGCGGCGAGGGGCGGACGCTCCTGCGGCTCCGTCCTCGCACGGGTCGGATGCACCAGATCCGCGTGCACCTGCGCGCGCTCGGCCATCCGATCCTCGGCGACCGCGCATACGGCGGTCCGGCGGGGCGGCGGCTCATGCTGCACGCCGAACGGCTCGTGCTGCCGCATCCGAATACGGGCGGCGCGGTGACGCTCGTCGCGCCGACGACGCTCTGACGCCGTTCGGAAAGAACCGGAATCGGGACGCGTCAGCGCGGCCGGCCGGTGCCCGGGTCGCGCCGCAACGGGCCGGTCTGGGTGCGGACGGCTTCGGGCGCCTGCGACGCCGGGAGCCGATAGAGGTAGTGCAGGTCGGTCGCGGTCACGAGCGGATCCTTCCGATACTCCTCGACCGCGCGGAAGACGTTCGCGTCGGGCGCGATGCGCAGGATGTAGGCGCCCTTCAGGTCGGCGACCTTGATCAGCTGGATCGCGCGGTACTTGGCGTTCAGGCGGTCCAGGGACGGCACGCCGAAGCGGAGCTTCGTCGGCGGCTTCGCGACCAGGGACGCGACGGTCTTCTCGCCCGCGGGGGTGAAGACGATCAGCAACTCGCCCTCGACGTATCCGTGGGTGCTCTGCGGGGCGGTGGCCGGCACCTCGGCGCCGACCGTCCGTACGGTGCGTTGCCCGCCCGTCTCGATCGTCTGCGTCGCGCACGCAGCGAGCGTGCAGGCGGCGAGGATCGAGACGAGCGGGCGCGCTCCGATCACCAGCGGACTCGGCGGGGCTCGCTCAGCTCTTCTTGCCCTTGGCCTTCAGCTCGGCGTCGATCTGCGTCTTGAAGCCGTCGAGCGAACGGTTCTGCGCGATCTTGCCGTTCACGAAGAAGCTCGGCGTGCCGCGCACGTCGCTCTTCGCTCCGAGCGCCATCTCCTCGTCGACCTGCTTCTTCACCTCGTCCGAGCCCTGGTCGGCCTCGAACTTCTTCATGTCGAGCCCGATCTTCTCGGCGATGCCCTTGATCGTCTCGGGTGTGAGGTTGCGCGAGTTCTTGTAGAGCTCGTCGTGCATCTCCCAGAACTTGCCTTGCTTGCCGGCGGCGATGGCGGCGCGCGCGGCGGGGTCGGCGTTCGGGTGGATCTGGCGGAGCGGAAACTGTTTCATGATGAAGTTGACGTCGTTCGGGTAGGCGGCGAGCACCTGCTCGACGACCGGCGCCGACTGGGCGCAGAACGGGCACTGGAAGTCGGAGAACATCACGATCGTGACCGGCGCGTCCTTCGGCCCGCGGACCGCGGAGTTGCCGACCGGGATCTGGTAGACCTTGTTCGGATCGATCTGCGGACGCTGCGCGGCGGCGGGCGCTGCCGGCCGCGCCGCGATGTCCTTCTCGATCTTCTCGAGCTTGGCCAGGATCTCCTTCTGTGTGGTCTGCACCGCCTCGATGTCGCTCTTCTGCGCGCATCCCGGTGCGGCCAGTGCCAACGCCAGCAGCGCGATCACGTACGTACGGCGAGTCTCCATGAGAAATCCTCCTTCGTCCGCGGTGAAAATTGCCTCCGTGGTGTAGCGAAGGCCGTCACCGAACACCAGACGGGCGCGTACGGGGCGCTTCGCTCAGCCTCGGGGCGCCTGGGCCTCCGAGAGACGGGCGGCGATCACCGCCCGCACGCGGTCGCGGAGCGCGCTGCGGTCGTCGTACCCGAGGTCGTCGGTGCGGATGGGGGGCTCGACGTAGACGTCGACGTCGCCGGGGACGATCGAGAGATATCCGCCCTTCGGCATCACCGCGCTCGTGCCGCAGCAGATGACCGGCACGATCGGCAGCTTCAGGTGGATCGCCGCGATGAAGGGTCCCTTCTTGAAGGGCAGCAGCTGGCCGTCGCGGCTCCGCGTGCCCTCCGGGAAGATGATGAGCGACGACCCCTCCGTGGCGGCCTCGTTCAGCCGTTCGATCGCCGCGAGCGGGTTGTCGCGGTCGACCGGGATCATCCCCATCGTGCGGAGCACGGTGCCGAGCACCGGCTCCGCGAAGAGCTCCTTCTTCGCGATGAAGCGGTTCTGGCCCGGGAGGTACCCGAGCAGCGCCGCGATGTCGAAGTTGCTCTGGTGGTTCGGCGCGAAGATCCACGGCCCCGGGCCCGCGAGGTGCTCGAGCCCGTGGACGTGCACGCGGACGCCGCAGAGGCGCGCCAGGTTCCGCGCCGACAGCCGCGCGAAGGCCCAGGCGACGCCCTTCCAGGGCAGCACGCGGTGCAGGATCACGGCGATCGTGCCCATCGAGAAGAGCATGCCGCGGAAGATCCAGCGGTTCAGGAGCGCGCGCGCACGCCATCGAGCCGTGCGGCTCGCCGCGAGCTCGGCCTCCATCGTTTGGGTGTCGGCGAGAGGGCCCATCGCGCGCGACACTATGTGCGCGCCCCGAGCATGACAAGCGACCCGGACGGTCCGAGCGGCCGCGTCAACTTGCTCTCGTCCGGACCCCGGACTACTACGGACGCTTCCGATGCGGATCTACTTCGTCTCGCCGACGCACTACGACGCGAACGGTGCCCTCCACAAGACGACGCGCTACTGGACGAGCGGCATCACGCTCCCCTACCTGAAGGCGATCACGCCGCCGGGGCACGACGTCCGGCTCGTCGACGAGCTGATGCAGGACGTGAACCTGGACCACGAGTGCGACGTCGTCGGCATCACCGCGATGGGACCGCAGATCGTCCGGGCGTACGATCTCGCGCGCGCGTTCCGGGCGCGCGGTCGCCGCGTCGTCCTCGGCGGCACCTGGGTTACGCTCACCGCGGAGGAGTCGCTGAAGCACGCCGACGCCGTCGTCGCCGGGGAGGCCGAGGACGTCTGGCCCGAGGTCCTCGCCGACTTCTCCGAGGGGCGGACGAAGGGCATCTACCGCGCCAAGAGCGGATGGCGCTCGCTCGCCGGGCTGGCGCCGATCGACTACGAGACGCTGCCGCTGCTGAAGCTCCAGGCGTTCCGCGAGAGCGCGCTCTACCGCATGTACTTCCACTGGCCCGTGATCTTCTCGCGCGGGTGTCCGCATCCCTGCGAATACTGCGCGGTCCAGACCTACTATCAGCGCGCGTACCGGACGCGGCCGGCCGACGACGTGCTCGAGGACCTCCGCCGCATCAAGGCCCTCGGAGGGAACCGCATCCTCTTCCTCGACGACAACCCGATCGCGCACCCGAACGACGCGAAGGAGCTCTTCCGGAGAATGATCCCGTTCGGGATGAAGTGGGCGTCGCAGTCGACCATCAACATGGCGCGCGATCCCGAGCTGCTCGACCTCGCGGCGCGGAGCGGCTGCGTGAGCCTGTCGATCGGACTCGAGAGCATCAACCAGGAAAGCCTGCGCGGCATCAAGAAGGACTTCAACCAGGCCACGCGCTTTCGCGAGGACATCGCCGCGCTCCGTGCCAAGGGCATCCAGGTGATCGCGCTCATCATGGTCGGCCTCGACGGCGACACCGTGGACACGTTCGGGCGCACGCTGCAGTTCCTGCTCGACAGCAAGGTGTCGTTCCTGAAGCTCTTCACGCCGTGTCCGTATCCCGGCACCAAGTTCTACGACGACCTCGCCCGCGAGGGCCGCATCCTCGACGGCAACTGGGCGCGGTACGACTACGGATCGCCGCTCATCAAGCCGACCGGCATGACCAGCGACGAGATGATGGACGGCTTCAAGTACGTGTACGAGGGATTCTACTCGATCAAGAACATCCTGCGGCGCTTCAGCCCGCCGCCGAAGGGCCAGCTCCTCGAAAGCCTCGCGTACGTGGTCGCCAACCTGAAGGTGAACCGCTACCTGCGCTCGCACGAGCGCGCCTGGGCGACGATTTCCTAGCCTCGTCCGAGAGCGTGCCGGTCAGTCGCCGCGACCCTTCAGCTGGATGAGCTCGATCTTGTAGCCGTCGGGATCCTCGATGAACGCGATCTCCGTCGTGCCGTGCTTCATCGGACCGGGCTCGCGCGTGATCCGCACGCCGCGCGCGCGCAGCCGGTCGCAGGTGCGGTAGAGGTCCTCGACGCCGAGCGCCAGATGACCGAACCCCGTGCCGATGTCGTAGCGTTCGGTGTCCCAGTTGTGGGTGAGCTCGACCACCGTGTGATCCGATTCGTCGCCGTAGCCCACGAACGCGAGGGTGAAGCGGCCGCCGGGGTACTCCTTCTTCCGCAAGAGCTTCATCCCGAGCAGGTCGGTATAGAAGCCGAGTGAGCGATCGAGGTTGCCCACGCGGATCATCGTGTGCAGCATCTTCATCGACGGGGCCTCCCGGCCTCGTGCTTGCCATAGGCGGCTCGGCGATGCCATGCGATCCGAGCGGGAGGAACCTCGTGGAGCGACCGAGTCCGAAGCAGGTCACGATCTTCAATCGCGAAGCGCTGGAGGAGGCGACCAAGGCCCAGGTCGCCTGGGCGGACCGCGTGTTCCGCCGTCGGCTCATCGTCAGTACGAGCTTCGGCATCCAGAGCGCCGTGATCCTGCACCTCGTGAGCCGCATGATCCCCGACGTTCCCGTGGTGTTCGTGGACACCGGCTACCTCGTGCCCGAGACCTATCGCTACGCCGAGCAGCTGATGGCGCTCCTGCGCCTGAACGTGAGGCGCTACTCGGGCACGATGACGCCCGCCGAGATGGAGGCGAAGCACGGGAAGCTCTGGGAGACCGACCTCGACGAGTACCACCGCATCCGCAAGGTCGAGCCCATGCGGCGCGCGATCCGCGAGCTCGAGGCGCACGCATGGATCGCCGGGTTGCGGGCGGACCAGACGAGCTTCCGCGCGACGCTCGACCCGGTGACCTTTCAGGACGGCGTCTTCAAGGTGCACCCGATCCTGCGATG
The DNA window shown above is from Deltaproteobacteria bacterium and carries:
- a CDS encoding 1-acyl-sn-glycerol-3-phosphate acyltransferase, yielding MGPLADTQTMEAELAASRTARWRARALLNRWIFRGMLFSMGTIAVILHRVLPWKGVAWAFARLSARNLARLCGVRVHVHGLEHLAGPGPWIFAPNHQSNFDIAALLGYLPGQNRFIAKKELFAEPVLGTVLRTMGMIPVDRDNPLAAIERLNEAATEGSSLIIFPEGTRSRDGQLLPFKKGPFIAAIHLKLPIVPVICCGTSAVMPKGGYLSIVPGDVDVYVEPPIRTDDLGYDDRSALRDRVRAVIAARLSEAQAPRG
- a CDS encoding radical SAM protein; this encodes MRIYFVSPTHYDANGALHKTTRYWTSGITLPYLKAITPPGHDVRLVDELMQDVNLDHECDVVGITAMGPQIVRAYDLARAFRARGRRVVLGGTWVTLTAEESLKHADAVVAGEAEDVWPEVLADFSEGRTKGIYRAKSGWRSLAGLAPIDYETLPLLKLQAFRESALYRMYFHWPVIFSRGCPHPCEYCAVQTYYQRAYRTRPADDVLEDLRRIKALGGNRILFLDDNPIAHPNDAKELFRRMIPFGMKWASQSTINMARDPELLDLAARSGCVSLSIGLESINQESLRGIKKDFNQATRFREDIAALRAKGIQVIALIMVGLDGDTVDTFGRTLQFLLDSKVSFLKLFTPCPYPGTKFYDDLAREGRILDGNWARYDYGSPLIKPTGMTSDEMMDGFKYVYEGFYSIKNILRRFSPPPKGQLLESLAYVVANLKVNRYLRSHERAWATIS
- the gloA gene encoding lactoylglutathione lyase; protein product: MKMLHTMIRVGNLDRSLGFYTDLLGMKLLRKKEYPGGRFTLAFVGYGDESDHTVVELTHNWDTERYDIGTGFGHLALGVEDLYRTCDRLRARGVRITREPGPMKHGTTEIAFIEDPDGYKIELIQLKGRGD
- a CDS encoding carbonic anhydrase, whose product is MKKLIEGVLRFQNEVFPQHRELYQDLSSSQSPRWLLITCSDSRIVPSLIAQVGPGELFVCRNAGNIVPAHGESSGGVAATIEYAVQILGVLHIIVCGHSDCGAMQAVLRPENVADLPAVARWIAYADRARAVTLETHPDAPEDRKVEVLTQENVLAQLDNLRTLPSVAAKLRAGALEIHGWTYDIRSGGFLVWDAAQARWRPMQETVGGSGNAAA
- a CDS encoding phosphoadenylyl-sulfate reductase, giving the protein MERPSPKQVTIFNREALEEATKAQVAWADRVFRRRLIVSTSFGIQSAVILHLVSRMIPDVPVVFVDTGYLVPETYRYAEQLMALLRLNVRRYSGTMTPAEMEAKHGKLWETDLDEYHRIRKVEPMRRAIRELEAHAWIAGLRADQTSFRATLDPVTFQDGVFKVHPILRWRSQDVYYYMEHYRLPQHPLWEKGFTRVGDRHSSSAGGEGDKHARFDGRAEECGLHTSGIADE
- a CDS encoding thioredoxin domain-containing protein; its protein translation is METRRTYVIALLALALAAPGCAQKSDIEAVQTTQKEILAKLEKIEKDIAARPAAPAAAQRPQIDPNKVYQIPVGNSAVRGPKDAPVTIVMFSDFQCPFCAQSAPVVEQVLAAYPNDVNFIMKQFPLRQIHPNADPAARAAIAAGKQGKFWEMHDELYKNSRNLTPETIKGIAEKIGLDMKKFEADQGSDEVKKQVDEEMALGAKSDVRGTPSFFVNGKIAQNRSLDGFKTQIDAELKAKGKKS
- a CDS encoding RluA family pseudouridine synthase; the protein is MTSGERDRSVVCPAGAVDRLDRVLAKIFPATSRGAARRLIADGRVFVDGRRCRVASRPVYPGNELRVASAAAVARATSAAVPPVLYEDDDLLAIDKPAGMATAPTRVAAAGTALDLVTEVLRARKRGPARLWVVHRLDAATSGVLVFAKTRTAAAALSAAFAEGRVEKTYLAWVSGAPGAPAGAIDLAIAAEGRRARVDPRGRPARTDWEVVERGEGRTLLRLRPRTGRMHQIRVHLRALGHPILGDRAYGGPAGRRLMLHAERLVLPHPNTGGAVTLVAPTTL